Proteins co-encoded in one Brassica oleracea var. oleracea cultivar TO1000 chromosome C4, BOL, whole genome shotgun sequence genomic window:
- the LOC106342623 gene encoding uncharacterized protein At1g65710, which produces MGCCLSKKASPSSSSPSGVSPDPNKSAIDKPLKPETEAQAKKLEVEESKPKNEAEIQENINPRKEVFVIKHRRSHERSKTTTTDPEDSTASEEKSTGTTNQTPADVDAILIQCGRLSRSNSAAAKTRRYSGSKRSFDFDKNERSRDGDADEADAEDGGEEEAERRIHRQRQRGGGESPRERRRRTPSREREDSKSYRSGSRERGSGSRRVSRSPGRRSETNNPNPNSCAGSGSSVNSSNNNRPAKFVSVPATDKASLVMEKSNNNAEASIKRVTVKRNVASPRSQSPARAASPRAQSPARVAVNTSSNAQPSPSKLRRKTEHSPYRRNPLGEIDPNSLAFPQPQGQKMNAKTGTQAPIRRSASPSRVTKEQQEAVEECKIVVSGTEIPKPQIMSRSRSLRKSRDFDFSPEALLSNNIDNNNNNAPASYAALLLEDIQNFHQKSVNVNAISSSMSKACSIVEAVSDLNSTTNKHQRSELNNFTSAAAVKKADLMEPSFEKYVTVKRGGSSLEDMEDQESSGSNSITGSSCVVQRKGYSTSSSWEPNSAESTDRVGGRSSNKERDRSPFGVQEFDPLKKNGVGAGGKRVATTTRVATVSV; this is translated from the exons ATGGGTTGCTGCCTCAGCAAGAAGGCTTCTCCATCATCATCTTCCCCAAGTGGAGTATCCCCAGATCCGAACAAGTCGGCAATTGATAAACCTCTGAAACCAGAGACTGAAGCACAGGCGAAGAAGCTCGAAGTAGAAGAATCAAAACCCAAGAACGAAGCAGAGATACAAGAAAACATCAACCCGAGGAAAGAAGTGTTCGTGATCAAACATCGGAGGAGCCATGAGCGATCCAAGACGACGACGACAGATCCGGAGGATTCAACTGCTTCCGAGGAGAAATCAACCGGTACTACGAATCAGACTCCAGCCGATGTAGATGCTATACTGATTCAATGCGGGAGGCTAAGCCGGAGCAACTCAGCCGCGGCGAAAACCAGGAGATACTCCGGATCCAAGAGGAGCTTCGATTTCGACAAGAACGAGCGGAGCCGCGACGGTGACGCCGACGAAGCTGATGCGGAAGACGGAGGAGAGGAAGAAGCCGAGCGGCGGATCCATCGGCAGCGCCAACGCGGCGGCGGAGAGTCGCCTCGGGAGCGGAGGAGACGGACTCCGAGCAGAGAAAGGGAAGATTCAAAGAGCTACCGATCGGGAAGTAGGGAGAGGGGAAGTGGAAGTAGACGAGTAAGCAGATCTCCGGGAAGAAGATCGGAGACAAATAACCCTAACCCTAATTCGTGCGCCGGCAGTGGCAGTTCTGTAAATTCGAGTAACAATAATAGACCTGCCAAGTTCGTCTCGGTTCCTGCAACGGATAAGGCTTCTTTGGTTATGGAGAAGAGCAACAACAACGCAGAGGCGTCTATCAAACGGGTTACTGTCAAGAGAAACGTGGCGTCTCCGAGGTCACAGTCGCCGGCGAGAGCGGCGTCTCCTAGAGCTCAGTCTCCGGCGAGAGTTGCGGTTAACACAAGTAGCAACGCTCAGCCTTCCCCGTCGAAGCTCAGGAGGAAAACTGAACATTCTCCCTACAGGAGGAACCCATTGGGAGAGATTGATCCCAACTCTTTGGCCTTTCCACAACCTCAGGGTCAG AAGATGAATGCTAAAACGGGAACTCAAGCTCCAATCCGCAGAAGCGCAAGCCCGAGTCGTGTCACCAAGGAGCAGCAAGAGGCAGTGGAAGAGTGTAAGATAGTGGTGTCAGGAACTGAAATCCCTAAGCCTCAGATTATGAGCAGGAGCAGATCATTGAGGAAGTCCCGTGATTTCGATTTCAGTCCCGAAGCATTGCTCTCAAACAACATCGACAACAACAACAACAATGCACCAGCATCTTACGCAGCTTTGCTTTTAGAAGACATTCAAAACTTTCATCAGAAGAGTGTCAACGTCAATGCCATCAGCTCATCTATGTCCAAAGCCTGCTCCATCGTTGAAGCAGTCTCAGACCTTAACTCCACTACGAATAAACACCAAAGAAGCGAGCTCAACAATTTCACATCAGCAGCAGCAGTGAAGAAAGCGGATCTAATGGAGCCAAGCTTTGAGAAGTACGTGACTGTTAAGAGAGGTGGTTCTTCGCTGGAGGACATGGAGGATCAAGAATCTTCCGGAAGCAACAGTATTACGGGAAGTAGCTGTGTGGTGCAACGTAAGGGCTACTCAACGTCCTCTTCGTGGGAACCGAACTCAGCTGAATCGACGGATCGAGTGGGTGGGAGATCAAGCAACAAAGAACGTGATAGGAGTCCATTTGGTGTGCAAGAGTTTGATCCGTTAAAGAAGAATGGTGTTGGAGCTGGAGGCAAAAGAGTGGCGACAACAACTCGTGTTGCTACAGTTTCGGTGTAA
- the LOC106342431 gene encoding auxin response factor 8 isoform X1 → MKLSTSGLVQQSHEGEKCLNSELWHACAGPLVSLPSSGSRVVYFPQGHSEQVAATTNKEVDGHIPNYPSLPPQLICQLHNVTMHADVETDEVYAQMTLQPLTPEEQKETFVPIELGIPSKQPSNYFCKTLTASDTSTHGGFSVPRRAAEKVFPPLDYSLQPPAQELLARDLHDVEWKFRHIFRGQPKRHLLTTGWSVFVSAKRLVAGDSVIFIRNEKNQLFLGIRRAIRPQTIVPSSVLSSDSMHIGLLAAAAHASATNSCFTVFFHPRASQSEFVIQLSKYIKAVFHTRISVGMRFRMLFETEESSVRRYMGTITGISDLDSVRWSNSHWRSVKVGWDESTAGERQPRVSLWEIEPLTTFPMYPSLFPLRLKRPWHAGTSSLHGIHPPFVSSPKLLVAINLNHCGVTDGRGELGSGLPWLRGGGGGEQQGLLPLNYPSVGLFPWMQQRLDLAQLGTDNNQQYQAMLAAGLQNMGGGDPLRQQFVQLQEPPPSHHQYLQQSASHNSDLMLQQQQQHHLMHAQTQIMCENLPQRQEVSKQQPAGGGGQQSVDQNAYLNALKMQNGQLQQWQQHSDMPSPSSFMKADFTDKFATTASPIQQNSASPGSGHGSNLLNFSITGQSALPEQLIGEGWSPKASNTFSEPLSLPPQAYAGKSLALEPASANVNPSVFGVDPGSGLFLPSTVPRFASSSSGGDVEAYPMSLADSGFENSLYNSCMQDTTHELLHGVGQINPSNQTKNFVKVYKSGSVGRSLDISRFSSYHELREELGKMFAIEGLLEDPLRSGWQLVFVDKENDILLLGDDPWESFVSNVWYIKILSPEDVQEMGDHGEGSGGSLPQNPTHL, encoded by the exons ATGAAGCTGTCAACATCTGGATTGGTTCAACAAAGTCACGAAG GAGAGAAATGTCTGAACTCTGAGCTATGGCATGCTTGTGCTGGACCACTGGTATCTCTTCCATCATCTGGAAGCCGCGTTGTCTACTTTCCACAGGGTCACAGCGAACAG GTAGCTGCTACAACTAATAAGGAAGTTGATGGTCACATACCCAATTACCCAAGCCTACCACCGCAATTGATTTGCCAGCTCCATAACGTTACAATGCAT GCAGATGTGGAGACGGATGAAGTCTATGCTCAAATGACACTTCAACCATTGACACCG GAGGAGCAGAAGGAAACATTTGTACCGATAGAGTTGGGGATACCGAGCAAGCAACCTAGCAATTACTTCTGTAAGACTCTCACAGCTAGTGATACTAGTACTCATGGCGGATTTTCTGTTCCTAGACGCGCTGCTGAGAAAGTTTTTCCTCCACTG GATTACTCACTGCAGCCACCAGCGCAAGAACTGCTCGCAAGGGACCTCCATGATGTTGAATGGAAATTTAGGCACATCTTTCGTG GACAACCCAAACGGCATCTCTTAACTACTGGGTGGAGTGTATTTGTTAGTGCTAAGCGACTAGTAGCTGGAGATTCTGTCATTTTCATAAG GAATGAAAAGAATCAACTGTTTTTGGGAATACGTAGAGCCATTCGTCCACAGACGATAGTACCATCATCTGTTTTATCAAGTGATAGCATGCATATTGGACTCCTAGCTGCTGCTGCACATGCTTCTGCAACCAACAGTTGTTTTACTGTTTTCTTTCATCCAAG GGCTAGCCAATCTGAGTTTGTGATACAACTTTCCAAGTACATCAAAGCCGTTTTTCACACCCGTATCTCAGTTGGGATGCGCTTCCGCATGCTCTTTGAGACTGAAGAGTCCAGTGTCCGCAG GTACATGGGTACTATAACGGGTATCAGTGATCTGGATTCTGTTCGTTGGTCCAACTCTCATTGGCGATCTGTGAAG GTCGGTTGGGATGAATCGACAGCAGGGGAGAGACAGCCAAGGGTTTCTTTATGGGAGATTGAGCCTCTTACTACCTTCCCCATGTATCCATCTCTGTTTCCTCTCAGGCTCAAACGTCCTTGGCATGCTGGCACCTCGTCCTTACATGGTATCCATCCACCATTTGTCTCTTCTCCTAAACTTTTAGTAGCTATTAACTTGAATCACTGTGGTGTTACAGATGGAAGGGGTGAATTGGGAAGTGGGCTACCATGGCTGAGGGGAGGTGGTGGAGGAGAGCAGCAAGGTTTGCTTCCCCTAAATTATCCATCTGTTGGTTTGTTTCCATGGATGCAACAAAGGCTGGATCTCGCTCAACTCGGGACTGATAATAATCAGCAATACCAAGCAATGCTGGCCGCTGGACTACAGAACATGGGCGGCGGAGATCCTCTCAGACAACAGTTTGTCCAGTTGCAAGAGCCTCCTCCTTCTCACCACCAGTATCTTCAACAATCAGCTTCCCACAATTCTGATTTGATGCTTCAACAGCAGCAGCAGCACCATCTCATGCATGCTCAAACTCAGATTATGTGTGAGAATCTTCCTCAGCGACAAGAAGTTAGTAAGCAGCAACCAGCTGGTGGTGGTGGGCAGCAATCGGTGGACCAAAATGCATATCTTAATGCTCTTAAAATGCAAAACGGTCAACTTCAACAGTGGCAGCAGCACTCTGATATGCCTTCTCCTTCTTCCTTCATGAAAGCTGATTTTACTGACAAATTTGCAACGACAGCTAGTCCGATTCAACAAAACTCTGCCTCTCCGGGGTCTGGACATGGCAGCAATCTTTTGAACTTCTCTATAACCGGTCAGTCTGCACTGCCTGAGCAGTTGATAGGAGAGGGTTGGTCTCCAAAAGCATCCAACACTTTTTCTGAACCGTTGTCACTTCCACCACAAGCGTACGCTGGGAAAAGCCTTGCTCTAGAACCTGCAAGTGCCAACGTGAATCCTTCTGTATTCGGTGTTGATCCTGGATCTGGACTATTCCTCCCAAGCACGGTTCCTCGGTTTGCTTCTTCTTCATCAGGAGGAGATGTGGAAGCTTACCCAATGTCACTAGCGGATTCAGGGTTTGAGAATTCCTTATACAACAGCTGCATGCAAGACACAACTCATGAGTTGTTGCATGGAGTTGGACAGATAAACCCCTCCAACCAAACCAAGAACTTTGTAAAG GTTTATAAATCAGGTTCGGTAGGGCGATCACTAGACATCTCCCGATTCAGCAGCTATCATGAGCTGCGAGAAGAGTTAGGGAAGATGTTTGCTATCGAAGGGTTGTTGGAAGACCCCCTTAGATCAGGCTGGCAGCTTGTATTCGTTGACAAGGAAAATGATATTCTTCTCCTTGGCGATGACCCCTGGGA GTCATTTGTGAGTAACGTTTGGTACATAAAGATACTATCCCCGGAAGATGTGCAAGAAATGGGGGATCATGGTGAAGGCAGTGGTGGGTCTCTCCCCCAAAACCCGACCCATCTCTAA
- the LOC106338752 gene encoding uncharacterized protein LOC106338752, with protein MAKQGRKARGRTPISPDRTPISTPIAQNEVAVTPHHQSTNNHDRSLHAAFPMKKESYDNVHSPFFLHSADHPGLSIVTHTLDGTNYNNWSIAMRMSLHAKNKLSFVDGSLPRPDLDDTLFKIWSRCNSMVNAWVLNVVNKEIYDSILYYEDAVEMWNDLYLRFRVSNLPRKYQLEQSIMTLKQENLDLSTYYTKKKTLWEQLANTRTTTVKRCNCDHVKELIEEAETSKSFSSLWV; from the coding sequence ATGGCGAAACAAGGACGAAAAGCACGAGGACGAACACCGATTTCACCAGATCGAACTCCGATATCAACTCCTATAGCTCAGAATGAAGTTGCGGTCACTCCACACCACCAGTCGACGAACAATCATGATCGTTCGCTTCACGCAGCATTTCCGATGAAGAAGGAATCATACGACAACGTTCACAGTCCGTTCTTTCTCCATTCTGCCGATCATCCAGGTCTATCAATCGTTACTCACACTCTAGATGGAACGAATTACAACAACTGGTCGATTGCTATGAGAATGAGCTTACATGCGAAGAATAAGCTTAGTTTCGTAGATGGATCTCTTCCTCGACCTGATTTGGATGATACTTTGTTTAAGATCTGGAGTAGATGTAATAGTATGGTGAATGCTTGGGTGTTGAATGTAGTGAACAAAGAGATCTATGATAGCATTCTTTACTATGAAGATGCGGTGGAGATGTGGAATGATCTGTATCTGAGGTTTAGAGTGAGCAATCTTCCACGAAAGTACCAGCTTGAACAATCAATCATGACTCTAAAACAAGAGAATCTTGATCTCTCGACGTATTACACGAAGAAGAAGACATTATGGGAACAATTGGCTAACACCAGAACTACCACAGTGAAGAGGTGTAATTGCGATCATGTGAAGGAGTTGATTGAAGAAGCTGAGACGAGCAAATCATTCAGTTCCTTATGGGTTTGA
- the LOC106338753 gene encoding mediator-associated protein 1-like, giving the protein MANNLKHPFEDPPSSPSSSASEDQNLQTIFPSEEDEPEDPPPRSGSKKDVCGSSESQLTGKKRLSSNASSNVAKRICTRGGKMGTDKRLFSEKDEIVLLQGIIDSKGKNPLKNKRSFYQSMKGSFSFDVTLRQFSDKIRHMQKLYTRNEMRGEQQASVLNPHQQKCFQLSKAIWGADGIAFESAISSNSKSEESERRRVTKKRDFVTSRKGKNVQEAIKRGDMEKSPYVEKESTDWDDESSFFLGMDFLKEKWTKVPAETKKETQERMKKLHANELECQKFEEMLKVMKDKCAHDKVELLNEVTSLIMAAD; this is encoded by the coding sequence ATGGCAAATAACCTCAAGCACCCATTCGAAGATCCACCATCATCCCCATCTTCAAGCGCCAGCGAGGACCAGAATCTGCAGACCATCTTTCCTTCAGAAGAAGACGAACCCGAAGATCCTCCACCGAGATCTGGTTCCAAGAAGGATGTCTGTGGTTCCAGCGAGTCTCAGCTGACAGGGAAGAAGCGTCTCTCATCCAACGCGAGCTCGAATGTAGCCAAGAGAATTTGTACACGAGGTGGGAAGATGGGAACTGACAAGAGACTGTTTAGTGAGAAAGATGAGATTGTTTTGCTACAAGGTATAATCGATTCCAAGGGGAAGAATCCATTAAAAAATAAGCGCAGTTTCTACCAATCCATGAAGGGCTCTTTTAGCTTTGATGTTACGTTGAGACAGTTCAGCGACAAGATTCGTCATATGCAAAAACTATATACAAGGAATGAGATGAGGGGTGAACAACAGGCTTCTGTTTTGAATCCTCATCAACAAAAGTGTTTTCAGTTGTCAAAGGCTATTTGGGGAGCTGATGGGATAGCTTTTGAATCTGCCATTAGTTCTAACAGCAAATCAGAGGAGAGTGAGAGGAGGAGAGTGACAAAGAAGCGTGACTTTGTCACTTCACGTAAGGGTAAGAATGTTCAAGAAGCTATTAAAAGAGGAGATATGGAGAAGTCACCATATGTTGAGAAAGAATCTACTGATTGGGATGATGAAAGTTCTTTCTTTCTTGGTATGGACTTTTTGAAAGAAAAATGGACCAAGGTTCCAGCTGAGACTAAGAAGGAAACACAAGAGAGGATGAAGAAGTTGCATGCTAATGAACTTGAATGTCAAAAATTTGAAGAGATGCTGAAGGTTATGAAAGATAAATGTGCACATGACAAGGTAGAGCTCTTGAATGAGGTTACCTCTTTGATCATGGCAGCAGATTAG
- the LOC106342431 gene encoding auxin response factor 8 isoform X2: MKLSTSGLVQQSHEGEKCLNSELWHACAGPLVSLPSSGSRVVYFPQGHSEQVAATTNKEVDGHIPNYPSLPPQLICQLHNVTMHADVETDEVYAQMTLQPLTPEEQKETFVPIELGIPSKQPSNYFCKTLTASDTSTHGGFSVPRRAAEKVFPPLDYSLQPPAQELLARDLHDVEWKFRHIFRGQPKRHLLTTGWSVFVSAKRLVAGDSVIFIRNEKNQLFLGIRRAIRPQTIVPSSVLSSDSMHIGLLAAAAHASATNSCFTVFFHPRASQSEFVIQLSKYIKAVFHTRISVGMRFRMLFETEESSVRRYMGTITGISDLDSVRWSNSHWRSVKVGWDESTAGERQPRVSLWEIEPLTTFPMYPSLFPLRLKRPWHAGTSSLHDGRGELGSGLPWLRGGGGGEQQGLLPLNYPSVGLFPWMQQRLDLAQLGTDNNQQYQAMLAAGLQNMGGGDPLRQQFVQLQEPPPSHHQYLQQSASHNSDLMLQQQQQHHLMHAQTQIMCENLPQRQEVSKQQPAGGGGQQSVDQNAYLNALKMQNGQLQQWQQHSDMPSPSSFMKADFTDKFATTASPIQQNSASPGSGHGSNLLNFSITGQSALPEQLIGEGWSPKASNTFSEPLSLPPQAYAGKSLALEPASANVNPSVFGVDPGSGLFLPSTVPRFASSSSGGDVEAYPMSLADSGFENSLYNSCMQDTTHELLHGVGQINPSNQTKNFVKVYKSGSVGRSLDISRFSSYHELREELGKMFAIEGLLEDPLRSGWQLVFVDKENDILLLGDDPWESFVSNVWYIKILSPEDVQEMGDHGEGSGGSLPQNPTHL; encoded by the exons ATGAAGCTGTCAACATCTGGATTGGTTCAACAAAGTCACGAAG GAGAGAAATGTCTGAACTCTGAGCTATGGCATGCTTGTGCTGGACCACTGGTATCTCTTCCATCATCTGGAAGCCGCGTTGTCTACTTTCCACAGGGTCACAGCGAACAG GTAGCTGCTACAACTAATAAGGAAGTTGATGGTCACATACCCAATTACCCAAGCCTACCACCGCAATTGATTTGCCAGCTCCATAACGTTACAATGCAT GCAGATGTGGAGACGGATGAAGTCTATGCTCAAATGACACTTCAACCATTGACACCG GAGGAGCAGAAGGAAACATTTGTACCGATAGAGTTGGGGATACCGAGCAAGCAACCTAGCAATTACTTCTGTAAGACTCTCACAGCTAGTGATACTAGTACTCATGGCGGATTTTCTGTTCCTAGACGCGCTGCTGAGAAAGTTTTTCCTCCACTG GATTACTCACTGCAGCCACCAGCGCAAGAACTGCTCGCAAGGGACCTCCATGATGTTGAATGGAAATTTAGGCACATCTTTCGTG GACAACCCAAACGGCATCTCTTAACTACTGGGTGGAGTGTATTTGTTAGTGCTAAGCGACTAGTAGCTGGAGATTCTGTCATTTTCATAAG GAATGAAAAGAATCAACTGTTTTTGGGAATACGTAGAGCCATTCGTCCACAGACGATAGTACCATCATCTGTTTTATCAAGTGATAGCATGCATATTGGACTCCTAGCTGCTGCTGCACATGCTTCTGCAACCAACAGTTGTTTTACTGTTTTCTTTCATCCAAG GGCTAGCCAATCTGAGTTTGTGATACAACTTTCCAAGTACATCAAAGCCGTTTTTCACACCCGTATCTCAGTTGGGATGCGCTTCCGCATGCTCTTTGAGACTGAAGAGTCCAGTGTCCGCAG GTACATGGGTACTATAACGGGTATCAGTGATCTGGATTCTGTTCGTTGGTCCAACTCTCATTGGCGATCTGTGAAG GTCGGTTGGGATGAATCGACAGCAGGGGAGAGACAGCCAAGGGTTTCTTTATGGGAGATTGAGCCTCTTACTACCTTCCCCATGTATCCATCTCTGTTTCCTCTCAGGCTCAAACGTCCTTGGCATGCTGGCACCTCGTCCTTACATG ATGGAAGGGGTGAATTGGGAAGTGGGCTACCATGGCTGAGGGGAGGTGGTGGAGGAGAGCAGCAAGGTTTGCTTCCCCTAAATTATCCATCTGTTGGTTTGTTTCCATGGATGCAACAAAGGCTGGATCTCGCTCAACTCGGGACTGATAATAATCAGCAATACCAAGCAATGCTGGCCGCTGGACTACAGAACATGGGCGGCGGAGATCCTCTCAGACAACAGTTTGTCCAGTTGCAAGAGCCTCCTCCTTCTCACCACCAGTATCTTCAACAATCAGCTTCCCACAATTCTGATTTGATGCTTCAACAGCAGCAGCAGCACCATCTCATGCATGCTCAAACTCAGATTATGTGTGAGAATCTTCCTCAGCGACAAGAAGTTAGTAAGCAGCAACCAGCTGGTGGTGGTGGGCAGCAATCGGTGGACCAAAATGCATATCTTAATGCTCTTAAAATGCAAAACGGTCAACTTCAACAGTGGCAGCAGCACTCTGATATGCCTTCTCCTTCTTCCTTCATGAAAGCTGATTTTACTGACAAATTTGCAACGACAGCTAGTCCGATTCAACAAAACTCTGCCTCTCCGGGGTCTGGACATGGCAGCAATCTTTTGAACTTCTCTATAACCGGTCAGTCTGCACTGCCTGAGCAGTTGATAGGAGAGGGTTGGTCTCCAAAAGCATCCAACACTTTTTCTGAACCGTTGTCACTTCCACCACAAGCGTACGCTGGGAAAAGCCTTGCTCTAGAACCTGCAAGTGCCAACGTGAATCCTTCTGTATTCGGTGTTGATCCTGGATCTGGACTATTCCTCCCAAGCACGGTTCCTCGGTTTGCTTCTTCTTCATCAGGAGGAGATGTGGAAGCTTACCCAATGTCACTAGCGGATTCAGGGTTTGAGAATTCCTTATACAACAGCTGCATGCAAGACACAACTCATGAGTTGTTGCATGGAGTTGGACAGATAAACCCCTCCAACCAAACCAAGAACTTTGTAAAG GTTTATAAATCAGGTTCGGTAGGGCGATCACTAGACATCTCCCGATTCAGCAGCTATCATGAGCTGCGAGAAGAGTTAGGGAAGATGTTTGCTATCGAAGGGTTGTTGGAAGACCCCCTTAGATCAGGCTGGCAGCTTGTATTCGTTGACAAGGAAAATGATATTCTTCTCCTTGGCGATGACCCCTGGGA GTCATTTGTGAGTAACGTTTGGTACATAAAGATACTATCCCCGGAAGATGTGCAAGAAATGGGGGATCATGGTGAAGGCAGTGGTGGGTCTCTCCCCCAAAACCCGACCCATCTCTAA